In Nicotiana tabacum cultivar K326 chromosome 19, ASM71507v2, whole genome shotgun sequence, one DNA window encodes the following:
- the LOC142173659 gene encoding uncharacterized protein LOC142173659 yields MAVSLKNGRDLDREQAVVQSRRETTPTTPVTLEAYGSAELTEVVVEQAHVDKGKAKEGEQVSEQVAPLVPEAFNKEKTSSSGQRLTLAPFPQRLAKQKKDDQYRKSMEMLRQIQLNIPLMVALREIPGINLMPLAIYTKLGIGIARPTSMLLQLADRIVKRPIGILDDVLVQVGKFVFSIDFVILDCQVDKEIHIILGRPFLATGRALIDCETGELNNEVEQ; encoded by the exons ATGGCAGTGAGCCTTAAGAATGGAAGAGATTTAGACAGAGAGCAAGCAGTTGTTCAATCTAGGAGAGAGACTACGCCAACTACTCCAGTTACATTAGAGGCATATGGGTCAGCTGAGCTCACCGAAGTGGTAGTTGAACAAGCACATGTCGACAAGGGTAAGGCGAAAGAAGGTGAACAAGTCTCAGAAcaggtggcacctcttgtgccagaagctttCAACAAAGAAAAGACATCAAGTAGTGGACAGAGGTTGACTCTtgcaccattccctcagagattggcaaaacaaaagaaagatgatcaatacAGGAAATCCATGGAAATGCTTCGacagattcaattgaatattccactgATGGTTGCTTTGAGGGAAATTCCAGG cataaacttgatgcccttggcaaTCTATACAAAACTGGGCATTGGTATAGCTAGACCGACCTCAATGTTGCTACAACTGGCTGATCGCATAGTCAAAAGACCGATAGGAattcttgatgatgtgcttgtgcaAGTGGGGAAATTTGTATTTTCTATAGACTTTGTTATTCTTGACTGTCAGGTGGATAAAGAGATACACATCATTCTGGGAAGGCCATTCTTAGCCACTGGGAGAGCATTAATTgattgtgagactggagagttgaACAATGAGGTTGAACAATGA